A stretch of Microbulbifer bruguierae DNA encodes these proteins:
- a CDS encoding BON domain-containing protein, giving the protein MQSTLNNHAGHSAIPQRLKVAVVAGIFFILGGCATVLDATHDGPIQPDPGERSFGTYIDDQQLETVTKVNIGKAHPDLKAANIDVTTFNGVVLLTGQVPNTELRTLAGRTAQQVHSVRQVYNEIQVRGTTSMLARTSDTWLTTKVKSVLLTDKEIDSGRIKVITENGVVYLMGLLTRQEAENAAEAARAVGGVQKVVKAVEYID; this is encoded by the coding sequence ATGCAATCCACTTTGAATAACCATGCTGGTCACAGCGCAATACCCCAGCGCCTGAAGGTAGCCGTTGTCGCCGGTATTTTTTTCATCCTCGGCGGTTGCGCCACTGTGCTGGACGCCACCCACGATGGTCCAATCCAGCCGGATCCCGGCGAGCGCAGTTTCGGCACCTATATCGATGACCAGCAGCTTGAAACCGTCACCAAGGTGAATATCGGCAAGGCCCACCCCGACCTGAAGGCGGCCAATATCGACGTAACCACGTTCAATGGCGTCGTCCTGCTGACCGGTCAGGTGCCGAATACAGAATTACGCACCCTGGCCGGCCGCACTGCACAGCAGGTGCATTCCGTGCGCCAGGTGTACAACGAAATCCAGGTGCGCGGCACCACTTCCATGCTGGCACGTACCAGCGACACCTGGCTGACCACCAAGGTAAAGAGCGTGCTGTTGACGGACAAGGAAATCGACAGCGGCCGTATCAAGGTGATTACCGAAAACGGTGTTGTCTACCTGATGGGGCTGCTAACCCGCCAGGAAGCGGAGAATGCGGCGGAAGCGGCACGGGCCGTGGGCGGCGTACAGAAAGTAGTGAAAGCGGTGGAGTATATCGACTGA
- a CDS encoding acetyl-CoA C-acyltransferase, protein MSEQATDQVVIVGVSRTPMGAMQGALSGLGAPELGAVAIRGALADAGVAAADVDEVLMGCVLPAGVGQAPARQAALGAGIPEATPTTTVNKVCGSGMKTVMMARDALLAGDAKVIVAGGMESMSNAPYLLPKARSGMRLGHGEVQDHMFTDGLENAYDGQLMGNFAECTADKYQFSREEQDAFALESLARANAAIESGAFTREISPVTVSSRKGDLVVSVDEGPGSARPDKIPQLRPAFRKDGTVTAANASSISDGAAALVLMRESEAKARGLKVLAVLKGQSQFAHQPEWFTTAPVNAMKKLLEKTGWDTSDVDLFEINEAFAVVTMAAMRELDLPHDKVNVNGGACALGHPLGASGARVIVTLLAALENRDLKKGVASLCIGGGEATAVAIERP, encoded by the coding sequence ATGAGCGAGCAAGCGACAGACCAAGTGGTCATTGTTGGAGTTTCCCGGACACCTATGGGGGCAATGCAGGGCGCGTTGTCCGGCCTCGGTGCACCGGAGCTGGGGGCGGTGGCCATTCGGGGTGCGCTCGCCGATGCAGGTGTTGCCGCAGCGGATGTCGATGAGGTACTGATGGGTTGTGTCCTGCCTGCCGGCGTCGGTCAGGCACCGGCGCGCCAGGCCGCGTTGGGTGCGGGAATTCCGGAGGCGACTCCCACCACCACCGTCAACAAGGTGTGCGGTTCCGGTATGAAAACCGTGATGATGGCCCGGGATGCGCTGCTGGCCGGTGATGCCAAAGTGATTGTTGCCGGTGGCATGGAGAGTATGAGCAATGCTCCCTACCTGCTGCCCAAGGCTCGTAGCGGCATGCGTCTGGGGCACGGTGAAGTACAGGACCACATGTTTACCGACGGCCTGGAAAACGCCTACGACGGTCAGCTGATGGGTAATTTTGCTGAGTGTACTGCCGACAAGTATCAGTTCAGCCGCGAGGAGCAGGACGCATTTGCTCTGGAATCCCTGGCGCGGGCTAACGCAGCCATCGAATCTGGCGCTTTTACTCGGGAAATTTCCCCGGTGACAGTTTCCTCCCGCAAGGGCGATCTGGTGGTCTCCGTGGATGAAGGTCCCGGTAGCGCGCGCCCGGATAAAATCCCCCAGTTGCGTCCTGCCTTCCGCAAAGACGGTACGGTGACCGCGGCCAATGCCAGCTCCATCTCCGACGGCGCCGCCGCCCTGGTGCTGATGCGTGAAAGCGAAGCCAAGGCCCGGGGCCTGAAGGTGCTGGCAGTACTGAAGGGGCAGAGCCAGTTCGCGCACCAGCCTGAGTGGTTTACCACTGCCCCGGTCAATGCCATGAAGAAATTGCTGGAAAAAACCGGCTGGGACACCAGCGATGTGGATCTGTTCGAGATCAACGAAGCCTTCGCGGTCGTTACCATGGCCGCGATGCGGGAACTGGACTTGCCGCACGACAAGGTCAACGTCAATGGCGGCGCCTGTGCGCTGGGTCATCCGCTGGGAGCCAGTGGTGCCCGGGTTATCGTTACACTGCTCGCGGCGCTGGAAAATCGCGATCTGAAAAAAGGTGTGGCGAGCCTGTGTATCGGGGGTGGCGAGGCGACGGCGGTGGCCATCGAGCGTCCCTGA
- a CDS encoding LemA family protein has product MEISTIVWLVVLAALALYVIGIYNKLVSLKNRYENAFSQIEVQLKRRYDLIPNLVESAKSYLKHERETLEAVISARNSALAGLKAASDNPGSATAIANLGNAEGALASALGRLNVVMEAYPDLKANQTIQQVMEELTSTENKVAFARQAFNDGVTTYNIFRQSFPPVFFAGFFGHRENGKLLEFADSQAFQAAPRVEF; this is encoded by the coding sequence ATGGAAATTTCCACCATTGTCTGGCTGGTAGTTCTGGCCGCACTGGCTCTCTATGTGATCGGCATATACAACAAGCTGGTGTCACTGAAAAACCGCTATGAAAACGCGTTCTCGCAGATCGAGGTGCAACTGAAGCGCCGCTACGACCTGATCCCCAACCTTGTGGAATCCGCCAAAAGCTATCTCAAGCACGAACGTGAAACTCTGGAAGCCGTGATCAGCGCACGTAACTCCGCTCTCGCGGGACTCAAGGCCGCCTCAGACAACCCCGGCTCCGCCACCGCCATCGCCAACCTGGGCAACGCCGAAGGTGCGCTGGCAAGCGCACTCGGGCGCCTCAACGTGGTGATGGAGGCCTACCCAGACCTCAAGGCCAACCAGACCATCCAACAGGTAATGGAAGAGCTGACCAGTACCGAAAACAAGGTGGCCTTTGCCCGCCAGGCGTTCAATGATGGCGTGACCACTTACAACATTTTCCGCCAGAGCTTCCCCCCGGTGTTTTTTGCCGGCTTCTTCGGTCACCGGGAAAACGGCAAACTGCTGGAGTTTGCCGACTCTCAAGCCTTCCAGGCTGCACCCCGGGTAGAGTTCTGA
- a CDS encoding M48 family metallopeptidase: protein MNFFQHQDQARRNSLVLTALFAAAVVGLIAITTLFVAAVFNHSELQSFDPAAMVAALGWQTLGGIALTISAIVALASAYRLRQLSDGGRAVAESLGGKKINVAARDLYEQRALNVVEEMALAAGTPVPEVYIIEDNAINAFAAGYRPTDAVIGLTRGAIEQLNREELQGVVAHEFSHIFNGDMRLNIRIVGLLHGILIIGLLGSWLLRGSYWGSGRNSRGRAALLGVGAGLVVIGYTGTFFGNLIKSAVSRQREYLADASAVQFTRNNHGIAGALKKIGGYNSGSRLAAANASEFSHMYFASSLKRSFLGFFATHPPLNQRILRLDPSWNGALAQGALSPDTQDGPAATRAALPQEQITGIHQAEYHTPDRDRSTSSDTAATTPQDAEYQVQLNRVLASVDNNIAAPSTAQFDYGHTLLSRVPADLKAAAHDPFSARAVVYALLIHPADLAQHRQQQLALLEKFAHPAVWKEFRNLHPSLDQLPAWMRLPLLDLCVPALKALAPQQYQVFKRNLIKLIRADGELEIWEWALYRVLIHALEQDPDRQRKGIGSVKGMLPDAYRFLLAAMAHAGTTDYLSAKRAYEAGLSALGLSPVPLPAGADINLQRLDKALAIARETPPLKKPALLKSLATTLAHDGVIEAREIELLRAIADCLDCPMPPIPATLPSHSRNSELAPEAVSS from the coding sequence ATGAACTTTTTCCAACACCAGGATCAGGCGCGCCGCAACAGCCTTGTGCTGACCGCACTATTTGCAGCCGCAGTCGTGGGGCTGATTGCCATCACCACACTGTTTGTTGCAGCCGTTTTCAATCACTCAGAACTGCAGTCCTTCGATCCCGCAGCCATGGTAGCTGCGCTCGGCTGGCAAACCCTCGGCGGTATCGCACTGACCATTAGCGCCATTGTGGCCCTCGCCAGCGCTTACCGGCTGCGCCAGCTTTCTGACGGAGGGCGCGCGGTAGCGGAGTCCCTGGGGGGCAAAAAGATCAATGTCGCCGCGCGGGACCTGTATGAACAGCGCGCCCTGAACGTGGTGGAGGAAATGGCACTGGCCGCGGGTACCCCGGTGCCGGAGGTGTATATCATTGAAGACAACGCCATCAATGCCTTCGCCGCGGGCTATCGACCAACCGATGCGGTGATCGGGCTCACCCGCGGAGCTATCGAGCAACTCAACCGCGAAGAACTGCAGGGGGTGGTGGCACATGAGTTCAGTCATATTTTCAACGGCGATATGCGCCTCAATATCCGCATCGTTGGCCTCCTGCATGGAATTTTGATCATCGGCCTGCTGGGCAGCTGGTTGCTGCGGGGAAGCTACTGGGGAAGCGGGCGCAATAGTCGCGGACGCGCGGCACTGCTGGGCGTGGGGGCAGGTCTGGTAGTGATCGGTTACACCGGGACCTTCTTCGGCAACCTGATCAAATCTGCAGTAAGCCGGCAGCGGGAATACCTTGCGGATGCGTCGGCGGTGCAGTTCACCCGCAACAATCACGGCATCGCGGGCGCGCTGAAAAAAATTGGGGGTTACAACAGTGGCTCGCGACTGGCCGCGGCCAACGCCAGTGAATTCAGCCACATGTATTTTGCCAGTAGCCTCAAGCGTTCATTTCTCGGTTTTTTTGCAACCCACCCGCCATTGAACCAGCGTATCCTTCGTCTGGACCCCAGCTGGAACGGCGCGCTTGCGCAAGGTGCCCTAAGTCCAGATACGCAGGATGGACCGGCGGCAACCCGGGCAGCTCTACCACAGGAACAGATAACAGGTATTCACCAAGCCGAATACCACACACCGGACAGGGACCGATCGACCTCCTCCGATACAGCTGCGACAACGCCGCAGGACGCTGAATATCAGGTACAGCTCAACAGAGTGCTTGCCTCCGTAGACAACAACATTGCCGCGCCTAGCACGGCTCAGTTTGATTACGGCCACACACTGCTTTCCAGGGTGCCTGCGGACCTGAAAGCTGCCGCTCACGATCCCTTCTCCGCGCGCGCAGTTGTATACGCACTGCTGATTCACCCGGCGGATCTCGCACAGCACCGGCAACAACAGCTGGCGCTGCTGGAAAAGTTCGCGCACCCGGCGGTGTGGAAGGAGTTCCGCAATCTACACCCGTCCCTGGACCAGCTGCCCGCCTGGATGCGCTTGCCACTGTTAGATCTGTGCGTCCCCGCGCTGAAGGCTCTGGCGCCGCAACAATATCAGGTTTTCAAACGCAATCTGATCAAATTGATCCGCGCCGACGGCGAGCTGGAAATCTGGGAATGGGCACTTTACCGAGTCCTGATTCACGCCCTGGAACAGGATCCCGATCGCCAGCGCAAGGGAATCGGAAGTGTAAAAGGCATGCTACCCGATGCTTACCGTTTCCTGCTGGCCGCCATGGCCCATGCCGGAACTACCGACTACCTTAGCGCCAAACGCGCCTACGAAGCTGGCCTGAGCGCCCTGGGGCTTTCGCCAGTGCCGTTGCCTGCAGGAGCAGATATCAACCTGCAGAGACTCGACAAGGCGCTGGCCATAGCGCGTGAGACCCCACCGCTGAAAAAGCCGGCGCTGCTGAAATCCCTGGCGACAACCCTGGCTCACGACGGCGTGATAGAGGCGCGGGAAATAGAACTGCTACGCGCCATCGCCGATTGCCTGGACTGCCCCATGCCGCCCATCCCCGCGACCTTGCCCAGCCATTCCCGGAACAGTGAATTGGCCCCGGAAGCCGTCAGCTCCTGA
- a CDS encoding Yip1 family protein yields the protein MKLLSHTIGIFTNPDKEWRAIRSDKHSFLQVFLSHVPILALIPCIAGYVGVTLVGFELGGHVAKLTPASALALAVTTYIAILIGIYLVGEFINWMARAYGVEGDEPTLHYEGTALAVFLTTPVLLAGIVMLYPQLWLVVAVMGLAGAYAVYLLYEGIPILMNMSKERAFLYASAVLTVGLVMMVSVMVCSVIVWTMGIGPVYQ from the coding sequence GTGAAGTTACTGAGTCATACCATTGGTATTTTTACCAACCCGGATAAAGAATGGCGGGCTATTCGTTCAGACAAGCACTCTTTCTTACAGGTCTTTCTGAGCCACGTGCCCATTCTGGCGCTGATTCCCTGTATTGCCGGCTATGTCGGCGTTACCCTGGTGGGCTTTGAGCTGGGTGGCCATGTGGCCAAGCTCACTCCCGCAAGTGCCCTGGCTCTGGCTGTGACAACCTATATTGCGATCCTGATCGGTATCTACCTGGTGGGTGAGTTCATCAATTGGATGGCCCGTGCTTACGGTGTTGAGGGCGATGAGCCCACCCTGCACTACGAGGGTACGGCACTTGCGGTTTTCCTGACCACCCCGGTGCTACTTGCCGGTATCGTGATGCTCTATCCGCAACTGTGGCTGGTTGTCGCAGTTATGGGGCTTGCCGGCGCTTATGCGGTGTACCTGCTTTACGAGGGCATTCCGATTTTGATGAACATGAGCAAGGAGCGCGCGTTTTTGTACGCGAGCGCGGTGCTGACCGTTGGTCTGGTGATGATGGTGAGTGTGATGGTTTGTTCGGTAATTGTCTGGACGATGGGGATCGGTCCCGTGTACCAATGA
- a CDS encoding ClpXP protease specificity-enhancing factor yields MTSNRPYLLRAFYEWITDNKCTPYLLVDTHLNGVLVPQQHVNEDGQIVLNVSETAVMGLTMDNYAIRFNARFGGVPTDIQVPVGAVVGIYARENGQGMVFEPEETPEPPEPTPPTTLKKPSKKPSLRVVK; encoded by the coding sequence ATGACATCCAACCGCCCGTACCTTTTGCGGGCGTTTTATGAGTGGATTACCGACAATAAATGCACGCCGTACCTGTTGGTTGATACCCACCTGAACGGGGTGCTGGTGCCTCAGCAGCATGTTAATGAAGATGGCCAGATTGTTCTGAATGTCTCCGAGACTGCGGTTATGGGGCTGACCATGGACAATTATGCAATTCGCTTCAATGCGCGTTTCGGCGGTGTCCCCACCGACATCCAGGTGCCTGTGGGCGCGGTGGTTGGTATCTATGCCCGTGAGAATGGACAGGGTATGGTCTTTGAGCCGGAAGAAACGCCGGAACCACCGGAACCGACACCTCCGACTACCCTGAAGAAGCCTTCCAAGAAGCCCTCCTTGCGGGTGGTCAAGTAA
- a CDS encoding glutathione S-transferase N-terminal domain-containing protein, with protein sequence MGVPTNKRSSMTFFSDGRCHFSHRVRIVLAEKGVSVDIIDVDPDDKPAELADLNPYNSLPTLVDRELVLFETKVMMEYLDERFPHPPLLPVYPVARAQSRQIMYRIERDWCPLVDKILAGGKDVAAARKELRDSLVGIAPMFTDLPYFFNEEFSLVDCCMAPLLWRLEQLEVALPKTKQAKPLQDYMDRLFAREAFQQSLTEYEREMRS encoded by the coding sequence ATGGGTGTGCCGACCAACAAGCGCTCCTCCATGACCTTCTTTTCCGATGGTCGTTGTCATTTCAGCCACCGGGTACGCATCGTTCTTGCGGAAAAAGGTGTTTCCGTTGACATCATTGATGTTGATCCTGACGACAAACCGGCTGAGCTGGCGGATCTCAATCCCTACAACTCCCTGCCGACGCTGGTCGATCGCGAGCTGGTATTGTTTGAAACCAAAGTGATGATGGAGTATCTGGACGAGCGTTTCCCGCATCCGCCGCTGCTCCCGGTTTACCCGGTTGCCCGTGCCCAGAGCCGTCAGATCATGTACCGTATCGAGCGTGACTGGTGTCCGCTGGTAGACAAGATTCTTGCCGGCGGCAAGGACGTAGCCGCCGCGCGCAAAGAGTTGCGTGACAGTCTGGTGGGGATTGCCCCCATGTTTACCGACCTGCCGTACTTCTTTAACGAGGAGTTTTCTCTGGTGGATTGCTGTATGGCCCCGCTGCTGTGGCGTCTGGAACAGCTGGAAGTTGCGCTGCCGAAAACCAAGCAGGCCAAACCTTTGCAGGATTACATGGACCGCCTGTTCGCCCGTGAAGCCTTCCAGCAGAGCCTGACCGAATACGAGCGCGAAATGCGCTCCTGA
- a CDS encoding ubiquinol-cytochrome c reductase: protein MNWLTALGDWVDQRLPIYRAWDTHMGKYYAPKNFNLWYFFGVLSMLVLVNQLLTGIWLVMSFNPSAENAFASVEYIMRDVDMGWIIRYLHSTGASAFFVVVYLHMFRGLMYGSYKPPRELVWIFGMCIYLVLMAEAFMGYVLPWGQMSYWGAQVIVSLFGAIPGIGEDLVQWIRGDYLISGITLTRFFSLHVIALPLVLVLLVVLHILALHEVGSNNPDGIEIKKNKDANGVPLDGVPFHPYYTVHDLVGVAVFLFAFCVVVFFFPEMGGFFLEHANFEEANPLKTPEHIAPVWYFTPFYAVLRAVTMDIGPLTAKFLGLVAMGAAIAILFVLPWLDKSPVKSIRYKGVLPKVLLLVFAAVFIILGYLGVKSPTPGRNFLAQVATLFYFAFFVTMPIWTSPNTRKGLASWIVSGIFGFLFLWMAVVNWSASLFVGLLALVFAVFFAALPWLTNRDVVHPEPARVTSPSGSKSFILLFGGIIAVVLMAFVPIKAVGAESSVELDHINIDLNDKSSLQRGAKYFVNYCMGCHSANFSRWERVGTDLDIPNELMMENLVLGDDKVGDLMQISMRPDDSKVWFGATPPDLTLVARARSPEWLYTYLRSFYKDEARPTGVNNKVFPNVGMPHVLMELQGLPECAPGPKRDHGKVVRDEMGNPIMDAGCGSLQVNKVKGSMTDVEYDQAVYDLVNFMEYIAEPMAETRKRIGFYVLAFILVFFIFAWLLNREYWKDVHH from the coding sequence ATGAACTGGTTAACCGCTTTGGGTGATTGGGTCGACCAGCGCCTGCCGATTTATCGCGCGTGGGATACCCACATGGGCAAGTACTACGCGCCCAAAAACTTCAATCTGTGGTACTTCTTCGGTGTGCTCTCCATGCTGGTTCTGGTGAATCAGCTGCTGACCGGTATCTGGTTGGTTATGAGCTTCAATCCGTCTGCCGAAAACGCCTTCGCTTCCGTTGAATACATCATGCGTGATGTGGATATGGGGTGGATTATCCGCTATCTGCACTCCACTGGAGCCTCCGCGTTTTTCGTGGTGGTCTATCTGCACATGTTCCGTGGTCTGATGTACGGCTCTTACAAGCCGCCGCGCGAGCTGGTGTGGATTTTCGGCATGTGTATTTATCTGGTGCTGATGGCGGAAGCCTTTATGGGTTACGTACTGCCCTGGGGCCAGATGTCCTACTGGGGTGCACAGGTAATCGTGTCCCTGTTTGGTGCAATCCCTGGTATCGGTGAAGACCTGGTGCAGTGGATCCGTGGTGACTACCTGATTTCCGGTATTACCCTCACACGCTTTTTCTCGCTGCATGTAATTGCCCTGCCGCTGGTACTGGTACTGCTGGTCGTGCTGCACATCCTGGCGCTGCACGAAGTGGGTTCGAATAACCCCGACGGTATCGAGATCAAGAAAAACAAGGATGCAAACGGTGTGCCTCTGGACGGCGTTCCCTTCCATCCTTACTACACCGTGCACGATCTGGTGGGCGTAGCGGTATTCCTGTTCGCCTTCTGTGTAGTGGTGTTCTTTTTCCCGGAAATGGGCGGTTTCTTCCTCGAACATGCCAACTTCGAAGAAGCTAACCCGCTGAAGACGCCTGAACACATTGCTCCGGTGTGGTACTTCACCCCGTTCTACGCGGTGCTGCGCGCAGTGACCATGGATATTGGCCCGCTGACCGCGAAGTTCCTTGGCCTTGTGGCCATGGGTGCGGCTATTGCGATCCTGTTCGTACTGCCCTGGCTCGACAAGAGCCCGGTGAAGTCCATCCGCTACAAGGGTGTGCTGCCGAAGGTGCTGCTACTGGTATTCGCGGCGGTGTTTATCATCCTGGGCTACCTGGGTGTGAAATCCCCGACTCCGGGCCGTAACTTCCTGGCGCAGGTGGCGACCCTGTTCTACTTTGCTTTCTTCGTCACCATGCCGATCTGGACCAGTCCGAACACCCGCAAGGGCCTGGCTTCGTGGATTGTCAGTGGCATCTTCGGCTTCCTGTTCCTGTGGATGGCCGTGGTGAACTGGAGTGCGAGCCTGTTCGTGGGACTGCTGGCGCTGGTATTCGCAGTATTCTTTGCTGCGCTGCCGTGGCTGACCAACCGCGATGTGGTGCACCCGGAACCTGCCCGTGTGACCAGTCCATCTGGCAGCAAGTCGTTCATTCTGCTGTTCGGCGGCATCATCGCCGTGGTGCTGATGGCTTTTGTTCCCATCAAGGCTGTGGGTGCAGAGAGTTCTGTCGAGCTGGATCACATTAATATTGATCTGAATGACAAGTCCTCTCTCCAGCGCGGTGCCAAGTACTTCGTGAACTACTGCATGGGGTGTCACAGTGCCAACTTTTCCCGCTGGGAGCGCGTTGGCACTGACCTGGATATTCCCAACGAGTTGATGATGGAGAACCTGGTGTTGGGTGACGACAAGGTCGGCGACCTGATGCAGATTTCTATGCGGCCGGATGACTCCAAAGTCTGGTTTGGTGCCACACCTCCAGATCTGACACTGGTGGCCCGCGCTCGCTCCCCGGAGTGGTTGTACACTTATCTGCGCAGCTTTTATAAGGATGAGGCGCGCCCCACTGGTGTAAACAATAAAGTGTTCCCCAATGTGGGTATGCCCCACGTCCTGATGGAGCTACAGGGGTTGCCGGAGTGCGCCCCGGGACCTAAGCGCGATCACGGTAAAGTGGTACGTGATGAAATGGGTAACCCGATTATGGATGCTGGCTGTGGTAGTCTGCAGGTAAACAAGGTGAAGGGCTCCATGACCGACGTGGAGTATGATCAGGCGGTCTATGACCTGGTGAACTTCATGGAGTACATTGCCGAACCGATGGCGGAAACCCGCAAGCGTATCGGTTTTTATGTGCTGGCGTTCATTCTGGTGTTCTTTATCTTCGCCTGGCTGCTGAATCGCGAGTACTGGAAAGACGTACACCACTAA
- the petA gene encoding ubiquinol-cytochrome c reductase iron-sulfur subunit, with protein sequence MSDDGVNVGRRRFLTAATSVVGGAGAVGIAVPFVASWNPSAKAKAAGAPVKYNISKLEPGQMVTVEWRGKPVYVVRRTQESLDNLTKVDPLLRDPKSAESKQPGYVDPENRAIKPQTLVLVGLCTHLGCAPMYRPEVGAADLGGSEWMGGFFCPCHGSKYDLAGRVYKGVPAPTNLDVPPYSYEGDDVIVIGVDQEGAA encoded by the coding sequence ATGAGTGATGACGGTGTAAATGTGGGGCGTCGTCGATTCCTGACTGCCGCTACCTCCGTAGTGGGTGGTGCCGGCGCAGTGGGGATCGCTGTACCATTCGTCGCCTCCTGGAATCCGAGTGCCAAGGCGAAAGCCGCCGGCGCGCCAGTCAAATACAACATCAGCAAGCTGGAACCGGGCCAGATGGTCACCGTAGAGTGGCGGGGCAAGCCGGTTTATGTAGTGCGCCGCACTCAGGAGTCGCTGGACAACCTGACCAAGGTGGATCCATTGCTGCGCGACCCCAAGTCTGCCGAGTCCAAACAGCCTGGTTATGTAGACCCTGAAAATCGCGCCATCAAACCTCAGACGCTGGTTTTGGTCGGCCTCTGTACCCATCTGGGTTGCGCCCCAATGTACCGCCCGGAAGTCGGCGCTGCAGACCTCGGTGGCAGTGAATGGATGGGTGGTTTTTTCTGCCCCTGTCACGGTTCCAAGTACGATTTGGCCGGCCGGGTGTACAAAGGTGTACCTGCACCGACCAACCTGGATGTGCCTCCATACTCCTACGAGGGTGATGACGTAATCGTAATTGGTGTGGATCAGGAGGGCGCCGCATGA
- the rpsI gene encoding 30S ribosomal protein S9, with protein MATTQYYGTGRRKTSTARVFIQQGEGKISVNGRTLDEYFGREVARMIVRQPLEMVDMVEKFDINVTVKGGGSFGQAGAIRHGLTRALMQYDESLRQPLRAAGYVTRDARAVERKKVGLRKARKKPQFSKR; from the coding sequence ATGGCAACTACTCAATATTACGGAACCGGCCGCCGCAAGACCTCCACTGCTCGTGTATTCATCCAGCAGGGAGAGGGCAAAATCAGCGTTAACGGTCGCACTCTGGACGAATACTTCGGTCGTGAAGTGGCTCGCATGATCGTGCGTCAGCCGCTGGAAATGGTCGACATGGTCGAAAAATTCGACATCAACGTCACTGTGAAGGGTGGCGGTTCCTTCGGCCAGGCGGGTGCTATCCGTCACGGCTTGACCCGCGCTCTGATGCAATACGACGAGTCCCTGCGTCAGCCGCTGCGTGCAGCTGGCTACGTAACTCGCGATGCGCGTGCCGTTGAGCGGAAGAAAGTCGGTCTGCGCAAAGCGCGTAAGAAGCCGCAGTTCTCCAAGCGTTAA
- the rplM gene encoding 50S ribosomal protein L13, with the protein MKTYSAKPEAVTRDWYIVDAADKTLGRISAEIAHRLRGKHKPEYTPHVDTGDYIVVINAEKVRVTGNKAKAKIYHSHSGYPGGLKSISFEKLIDKAPERTIQSAVKGMLPKGPLGRAMFKKLKVYKGSEHPHAAQQPIELSI; encoded by the coding sequence ATGAAGACTTACAGTGCCAAGCCGGAAGCGGTAACTCGCGACTGGTACATTGTTGACGCTGCGGACAAGACTCTCGGCCGTATTTCCGCCGAGATTGCTCACCGCCTGCGCGGCAAGCACAAGCCTGAATATACGCCCCACGTGGACACCGGTGATTACATCGTTGTGATCAATGCCGAGAAGGTTCGCGTGACCGGCAATAAGGCTAAAGCCAAAATCTACCACAGCCACTCCGGTTACCCCGGTGGTCTGAAATCCATCAGCTTTGAGAAGCTGATCGACAAGGCGCCTGAGCGCACTATCCAGAGTGCTGTTAAAGGCATGCTCCCGAAAGGCCCTCTGGGTCGCGCCATGTTCAAGAAGTTGAAGGTGTACAAAGGTAGCGAACATCCTCACGCGGCCCAGCAGCCGATTGAACTGTCGATCTAA